A segment of the Sphingopyxis sp. OAS728 genome:
CGCGCGCAGTGATCGACGCCGCGATGCCGGTAATCGAGCGCCGCACTGCGGGGGTTCGCCGCGAACTCGCGTCACTCGACACCACCCGGCGCCAGCAGGCGATCGCGCTGAAAGCACTCTCGTCGAGCAAGGCGCAGCTGGCGCACCGCCGCGACGCGCTGACCCGGCTCGAAAACGAAGGTCGGCTGCGCTCGCGCGAGCTGATGAGCAGCGCGCAGCTCGAAGCCGACCGCGCGCTCGGGCTCGGCGAAAAGGCGCGCGATATCGTCGACTTGATGGACACGCTCGAAGCCGACGGCGCGGTGCGCGCCGAACTCGCGCAGCTTGCCGGTCCGCTGCCGCGCCCGCGCAATCCCGAGAGCAATATCGCCAGCGCCGCCCCGTCCGCCCCCGCCGAGGCCGAGCTGACGCAGGGCGCCTATCGCCTGCCCGTCGTCGGGCGCATCGTCGCCGGGCTGGGCGAGGTCAATGAAAGCGGCGTGCGCTCGCGCGGCGTGACGATCGCGGCGCGCCCTGGCGGCCAGGTCGTCGCCCCCGCCCCCGGCCGCGTCGGCTTCGCCGGCGATTATCGCGGCTATGGCAAGATCGTGATCATCGACCATGGCGGCGGCTGGGTCTCGCTCCTCACCGGGATGATCGCGCTGTCGGTCGGGGTCGGCGACACGCTCGATGCCGGGGCCCCGATCGGCCGCGCCGGGTCCGACGACAGCCGCATCACCGTCGAACTCCGCCGCGCCGGACGGCCGGTCGATATCGTCGCGATGATCGGTTAATCATCCGTTCGGCCCCCGTCCTGCATAGGGATGCACCGCTTGACGCCCGCATATTTGCGTAGGAGGATGGCGCGCCGGGGATTATAAGGCGGGATTGCTCTCGCGTGACTGAAAGACGCCCATGACCGAATCGACCAAGACCATCTCGTCCCCACGGCGCCGTTTCGCCTTGTGGCAGGGTGCCGCCGCGCTTTCGACGCTGGCGCTCGTCCCGCTCGCGACCGGGGCGATGGCGACCGTCGATTCGAAGACGCAGGAAGAAATTTCGCGCTTCATGGACGTCTATCTCGAGGTCAAATCCAACTATGTCGAACCCGTCGACGATTCGAAGCTGATCGAAGGCGCGATCAACGGCATGCTCGCCAGCCTCGACCCGCATTCGGGCTATCTCGACGCGCGCGGCTTTTCGAACCTGCGCACGCAGACCGACGGCGAATATGGCGGGCTCGGCCTGTCGGTGACGATGGAAGACGGCGTCGTGAAGGTGATCGCGCCGACCGCCGACACCCCCGCCGCCAAGGCGGGGATCAAGGCGGGCGACTATATCACCCACATCAACAAGGAACTGATCTTCGGCCTGA
Coding sequences within it:
- a CDS encoding murein hydrolase activator EnvC family protein: MAIAALFAGGALAVAQSDIFDPAAIAEREREQLLGAKQQSAAAMARSALLEKQALAASSEADRLKKRSAALAARIQSAEADISAGEARVALVTRRLSAQRARLAQQQQPLLELAASLQQLSRQPPVSVLAQPGSLTDMVHARAVIDAAMPVIERRTAGVRRELASLDTTRRQQAIALKALSSSKAQLAHRRDALTRLENEGRLRSRELMSSAQLEADRALGLGEKARDIVDLMDTLEADGAVRAELAQLAGPLPRPRNPESNIASAAPSAPAEAELTQGAYRLPVVGRIVAGLGEVNESGVRSRGVTIAARPGGQVVAPAPGRVGFAGDYRGYGKIVIIDHGGGWVSLLTGMIALSVGVGDTLDAGAPIGRAGSDDSRITVELRRAGRPVDIVAMIG